A genomic segment from Antedon mediterranea chromosome 6, ecAntMedi1.1, whole genome shotgun sequence encodes:
- the LOC140052312 gene encoding uncharacterized protein, whose amino-acid sequence MLQKCSVTEFEHVNLDKINPWKMSAERSLLTLDYVHLKGKQYSREHGKRFCKRTLGDMEKFHQIVPPKSSNKLFSTMMSLEFDETRAVNDLTAKRIIKNQRAQIKNTFSSKLRSCQLEEWRSMPDKQNQKNKKRASTMNMNTNARPGTAGPMNTANIAMVPSIAVRPFSTGPRIRSPKKQVKNEYVRVPNKEMGSFRDIDIRKVANELRQSWAKEDKSEDVKTPQKHIKSAELSRYDMSGQWLSFAGGGSEESGVVDAFLGKDVDEYYNIEGQIGNLVANQVTKGNKVHVCINGELQSENMRIKARKGEESKGKPSSQDSEAEVANKAPPSVIKKTEASSRVPLSWEDQITCSSVKILEPTVLQPTTFKKDMTERYPVIFKKLTTEEKPRPDLMKPSSYRVRSRTKNRKNVNGIESLNNRITVITVDQGNDDDVDSLASEDYQEILQRRLEASEKPQDEKKELEKETCNAQSELKEKCSKEVFQSKSSTSHCSIDRTSKETLVSITEKPLPPAASSTSSSLINLVAQGSNPKLQTRPPSSSVISSKRVGSSKSNSVQEERQSHSASQRPQLSKPDQLPCSGSAMRDRGKEFVSISQQIRLPTGVLLKKQRSSPELKISSPEIHHDFSGDELDDVSIGQLSHVNSMGSLDSLIAANGNNDQSDHDHHNCTCTVEAKMAVSAVLSSTPHQTVPSTIINVNLPTVQMSVSDSMSDLYLCTSGVSFQDHSHHQIMEKLNNEMNKSEEHVASSKQLTDETNGSEVDMIINQVDGLSISPEAFQSQQETQTFAKRPRSVKFQDEVIVNTPNVPTNSPRAEEEVSNFSSRS is encoded by the exons ATGCTACAGAAATGTAGTGTTACT gAGTTTGAGCATGTAAACTTGGACAAAATTAATCCATGGAAAATGTCTGCAGAAAGATCATTACTGACCTTAGACTATGTTCACTTGAAAGGAAAACAATATTCAAGAGAACATGGAAAG CGATTTTGTAAACGCACACTTGGGGATATGGAAAAGTTCCATCAGATAGTCCCACCAAAATCTAGCAATAAGTTGTTTTCTACAATGATGTCCCTGGAATTTGATGAAACGAGGGCAGTAAATGATTTGACAGCAAAGCGTATTATAAAGAACCAAAGAGCACAAATTAAGAACACATTTTCCAGTAAACTCAG AAGCTGTCAGTTGGAAGAATGGAGAAGTATGCCTGACAAACAGAATCAGAAGAATAAGAAGAGGGCGTCCACTATGAACATGAATACAAATGCAAGACCAGGAACTGCTGGTCCTATGAATACAGCCAATATTGCTATGGTGCCCTCTATAGCTGTTAGGCCATTTTCAACAG GGCCAAGAATAAGATCTCCTAAAAAACAAGTGAAAAATGAATATGTTCGTGTTCCTAACAAGGAAATGGGAAGCTTTAGAGACATAGATATTCGTAAGGTAGCCAATGAATTGCGTCAAAGCTGGGCCAAAGAAGATAAATCAGAGGACGTGAAGACCCCACAGAAACATATCAAAAGTGCAGAGCTGTCACGTTATGATATGTCAGGACAGTGGCTTAGTTTTGCTGGTGGTGGATCAGAAGAAAGCGGTGTGGTCGATGCATTTTTAG GTAAAGATGTTGATGAGTACTACAACATAGAAGGACAAATAGGAAATTTGGTTGCTAATCAGGTAACCAAGGGCAACAAGGTGCATGTGTGTATCAATGGAGAATTGCAATCAGAAAACATGAGAATTAAAGCACGTAAAGGAGAAGAAAG TAAAGGAAAGCCATCTTCACAGGATTCTGAAGCTGAAGTTGCAAATAAGGCTCCTCCCAGTGTCATTAAGAAAACAGAAGCAAGCAGTCGAGTACCTCTCAGCTGGGAAGATCAAATTACATGTTCTTCTGTCAAAATCTTAGAACCTACTGTACTTCAGCCTACTACTTTCAAAAAG GACATGACTGAGAGGTATCCAGTAATATTTAAGAAATTAACAACTGAAGAGAAACCTCGGCCGGATTTAATGAAACCTAGCTCATATCGTGTGCGATCACGTACAAAGAACCGAAAAAATGTCAACGGAATTGAAAGTTTAAATAATCGTATTACAGTGATCACTGTTGATCAGGGCAATGATGATGACGTCGATTCTTTAGCTTCAGAAGACTATCAAGAAATCCTGCAGAGACGATTAGAGGCAAGCGAAAAGCCCCAAGATGAAAAGAAAGAACTTGAAAAAGAAACTTGTAATGCTCAGAGTGAACTCAAGGAAAAATGCAGTAAAGAAGTATTCCAAAGCAAATCGTCGACATCTCATTGCAGCATTGATCGAACCAGCAAGGAAACTTTAGTAAGTATAACAGAGAAGCCATTACCTCCCGCAGCATCCTCCACAAGTTCAAGTTTAATTAATCTTGTTGCTCAAGGATCAAATCCAAAACTTCAAACCCGTCCACCATCTAGTAGTGTGATTAGTAGTAAGAGGGTTGGTAGTTCGAAGAGCAATTCTGTACAAGAGGAAAGACAAAGTCACAGTGCATCACAGCGACCTCAATTGTCCAAACCAGATCAACTTCCATGCAGTGGATCTGCCATGAGAGATAGGGGAAAGGAGTTTGTATCAATATCACAACAGATAAGACTGCCTACAggtgttttactgaaaaagCAAAGAAGCTCTCCGGAATTGAAAATCTCTTCACCAGAAATTCATCATGACTTTTCTGGAGATGAACTTGATGATGTATCTATTGGACAGCTGTCGCATGTCAATAGTATGGGAAGTTTAGATTCTTTGATTGCTGCTAATGGAAATAATGACCAATCGGATCATGACCATCACAATTGCACATGTACAGTAGAAGCAAAAATGGCAGTATCTGCTGTCTTGTCCAGCACTCCACATCAAACAGTGCCTTCCACAATCATCAATGTCAATTTACCAACAGTCCAGATGAGTGTAAGTGACTCAATGTCAGACTTGTATCTTTGTACATCTGGTGTTTCATTTCAAGATCATTCTCATCATCAAATTATGGAAAAACTAAATAATGAGATGAACAAATCTGAAGAACATGTTGCTTCATCTAAACAATTGACAGATGAAACAAATGGCAGTGAAGTAGACATGATCATTAATCAAGTTGATGGGCTATCTATATCTCCTGAAGCTTTCCAGAGTCAACAAGAAACACAAACTTTTGCAAAAAGACCACGTAGTGTGAAATTTCAGGATGAAGTAATTGTAAATACTCCAAACGTGCCAACCAATTCTCCGAGAGCTGAAGAAGAAGTCTCCAATTTCAGCTCTCGGTCGTAG
- the LOC140052315 gene encoding peroxiredoxin-1-like: MSSGKCQITKPAPNFSGTAVVNGDFSEINLSKYKGKYLVFFFYPLDFTFVCPTELIAFSDRVNEFKDINCEVIACSCDSHFSHLAWVNTPRKEGGLGKMKIPLLADKNCKIAKDYGVYIEDDGVSFRGLFIIDDKGILRQITINDLPVGRSVDETLRLVKAFQYTDEHGEVCPANWRPGDDTIKPTVNQSKDFFKKQ; encoded by the exons ATGTCATCAGGAAAATGCCAAATCACCAAACCAGCACCCAACTTCAGTGGAACTGCTGTAGTTAATGGAGATTTCAGtgaaattaatttatcaaaatataaag gAAAATATCTTGTCTTTTTCTTCTACCCACTTGACTT TACATTTGTGTGTCCAACAGAGCTGATTGCTTTCAGTGATCGAGTCAATGAGTTTAAAGATATTAATTGTGAAGTCATCGCTTGTTCATGTGATTCTCATTTTAGTCATCTTGCATG GGTCAATACTCCAAGGAAAGAAGGTGGACTTGGTAAGATGAAGATTCCTTTATTAGCTGATAAGAACTGTAAGATTGCCAAAGACTATGGTGTGTACATTGAAGATGATGGTGTTTCATTCAG GGGTTTATTTATCATCGATGACAAAGGAATTCTGCGTCAGATCACCATTAATGACCTCCCTGTCGGTAGATCAGTTGATGAAACACTGCGGCTTGTGAAGGCATTCCAGTATACAGATGAGCATGGTGAAG TGTGCCCAGCCAATTGGAGACCAGGTGATGACACAATAAAACCAACTGTGAATCAGAGTAAAGACTTCTTCAAGAAACAATAA